The following is a genomic window from bacterium.
TCGCCGTGGGCGTGGCCCAGCTCTACGGCGGCCTGCGCCACTACGCCCGCCAGGAGGCCCAGATCGAGGAGTTCACGGCCCGCCGCGCCGAGGGCCTGAGCTGCGGCACCGCGCTGGAGGACTGCGAGCCGCCCTCCCTGCTGCGCGAGCGCCACGACACCATCAGCGCGCTCTTCGCGCGCGGCGTGCCCATCGACCACGGCGCCATCTCGGCGATCATGCTCACCGGCGAGTCGCAGCGGCTGTCGATCCCGCGCTTCGTGAACAACGTGCTCATCCTGACGGGTGTCTTCGGCACCGTGGCCTCCCTGATCTTCGCCCTGATCGGCGCCACCGACGTGCTGCAGACCGCGGTGCCCGGCACGGGCATGGGGCTGCTCCTGCTCGGCATGAACACGGCCCTGACCACGACCGCCACCGCCATCGTCTGCTACTTCTTCTTCACCTATTTCTTCCACCGCTTCACCGACCTGCAGACCTGGGTGCTGGGGCGCCTCGAGCGCGCCTCGCTGCTGCACATGGTGCCCGACTTCGCCTTCGAGCCCGAGACGGTCAACCACCAGGCCAAGCTGCTGCTCGAGGACGTGCGCGAACTCGTGGCCGGCATGCAGGGCGGCCTGGCCGGATTGGCCGGTGTCGCCGAAGCCGTGGCGCGCCTCGACGAGGCCACCCGCGCGCGCCAGGACCAGGGCGAGCGGCTGCTCGCGGCCCAGGACGCGCAAGCCGCCCGCCAGGACGAGTCCCTGGCCCAGCTCGCCGAGCTGCGCCGGGTGCTCATCGAGGGCTTCCGCCTCGAGCGGCCGTAGGGAGGCGCCATGCACCGCTTCACCGGCTTTCCCGACCTGAGGCAGAACCGCGCGGCGTCCGGCGGCGAGGCCGAGTTCTGGCCCTCGTTCACCGACATCATGACGGTCATCCTGATGGTCTTCATGCTGACGATGGTCGTGGTCATCATCAGGAATGCCGACCTGATCGACCAGATCCGGCTGGCCCGCAGCCTGCAGGCCGACGCCGAGTCGCAGCTCGCCGACAACGTGCAGGTGCTGGCCGACCTGCGCGTGCGCGCCACCGACCTCGAGGAGGCCATCCGCTCGGCGCGCATGGAGATCATCCTTCTCACCGACGAGGCCGAACGCCTGCGTGACGGCATGGACATCGAGGCCGCGGCCATCGCCCGCCTCGAGGGCGAGAATGCCGAGCTCGAGGAGAGCCTGCGGCTGATCCGGCTGCAGCTCGAGGAGAAACGCGACGAGCTGGCCGGCGCCCAGGCCATGATCGGCGGCATCCGCGACGAGGCCGAGCGTCGGAACCGCGACCTGAGCCGCCAGATCGCCGACCTCCTGAGCCGCCTCGAGGCCAACGAGGCCACGATGCTCACCCTGAGCGGCGAGAAGAGCGACCTGGAGATGGCCCTGGCCCGCCAGCGGCAGGACTTCGACTCCCTCGAGGACAAGTACCTGAAGCTGGTGCGCCCGGCGCGCAGTTCGGCGGGCAAGGCCGTGGCCTCGGTGCAGTTCCAGCGCGTGATGGGCGAGCGGCGGTACCAGTTGAAGGACGTCGGCCGCGACGCGTGGGAGACGGTGTCGCGCGACGAGCTCTACCGGCGGCTGGGCGCGCTGAAGGAGCGGCTCGGCGCGGAGCTCTACGTGAAGGTCGTGATCCCGGACGGGAGCGGGCTGTCGTACAACGAGGCCTGGGACTTCACGAAGGACATCCTGACGCGGTTCGACTACTACTACGTGGATGGGTGGTAGGTCCGGGGCGCGGGCCTACACCTCCGGCAACCGATAGCACACGATCTCGATCGTCTCGGTCTCGTCGTCCCCCAGCGTCGCCACCCCCGTGCCGAGACAAGCCAGCCGCGCCACCACGAACCCCTTGATCAGCAGCACCCGCCCGTCGCGCAGGAAGCGCACGCCGTCGCTCACCGGATTGCCCTCGCAGGCGAAGCGCACCTCGCGCTGCCACACGCCGTCGCTGTCGTACAGGTCGAAGGCGAGGAACACGCCGTCGGGCACATCGCGGTTGCTGCGGCTGTGCTGCACCCACAGGCGGCCCTGGCCGTCGATGTGCAGGGCGGCGATGGCGCGCTCGGTGTCCTTCAGGTCGAAGCGGGGCCAGGTGGCGGGGTTCTGTCCGGCCCACGACTCGAACAGGGCCGTGATGCGGCGCATGTCGCGCTTGTCGCGGTGCCAGGTCTCGAAGTCGGGGCGCGTGATGACCTTCTCGAGGGTGCCGTCCGGCANNNNNNNNNNNNNNNNNNNNNNNNNNNNNNNNNNNNNNNNNNNNNNNNNNNNNNNNNNNNNNNNNNNNNNNNNNNNNNNNNNNNNNNNNNNNNNNNNNAGGAAGACGTTCACCGCGTAGTGCTCGCGGTCGGCGGGGGTGTAGACGCGGCCGTCCGGACCCAGCGCGCTCGCCAGGGGGAAGGCCGGTACGAAGTCGTTCTCGTGCACCACCGAGTGGGGCCGCTGGATGCGCGAAACCTGCTCCATGTAGCGCACGGTCTCCTTGCCGTCGGGTCCGATGGCCGCGAGGAAGTGGGTGCGCACGGTGAACTTCTCGCCGGGTTCGGAGCGTGAGCCCGCCATGAGCAGATGGTCGCCCTGCATCTCGGCCATGGTCTGGATGGTGAAGCCGCCGGTCTCGCCGCGGCCCACGTCGACGGTCACCTCGCCGGCGGGCAATCCGTCGGTGCCGATCTTCACGATCTTGCCGGGGAAGAACTCCGCGAGGCCGACCGTGCCGTCGGGGAAGCGCACCATGTCGACCGGGCCGCTCACCTCGCCGGGGCCCTCGCCCTGGCGGCCGAGGGTCCGGAGGAGCGCGCCGTCGGGCCCGAAGACGAAGGCCTGGCAGAGCTGCTGGTCGGCCAGGTACACGCGCCCCTCGGGGTCGGACATGGCCTCGACCGGCAGGCCGATCATCACGTCGTCGCCCTCGCCGCCGCGGCGCCACAGCTCCTCGAGTTGCAGGGTGACCGGGTCGTGGGCGGGGACGGTGTTGGCGATCTCCGGGACTTCGGCAGCTAGGGCGGGGGTGGCCAGCAGCAGGGCCAGGACGAACGTCATGACGGTGCGCATCGGAACTCCATCAGTTGGTGTCGGGGCGAGACGGCGGCCGGTCGAATGATAAACGATTTTCGACTGCCGGATGTTGCATGGATTCGCCGGGAATGGCACCCGCGGGACACCGTCTATTTCACCAACGTCATGGGCCGCACCGCCGTCTCGCCGCCGGCGACCAGACGGGCGAAGTACACCCCGCTCGCCACGCGCCGGCCGCCGTCGTCCAGGCCGTTCCACACCGCCTCCCGCCAGCCGGCCCCGGCGCGGTCCGCCGCCAGCGTGCGCACCAGTCGGCCGGTGGCGTCGTGCACCGTCAGCCGCACGTCGCCGGCCCGCGGGAGGCCGTAGCGGATGGTCGTGCGCGGGTTGAACGGGTTGGGGTACACGCCGGCGATGCCGACGCGCGACGGCACGTCACCCTCGGCCACGCCGACCGTCGAGGTCACCCGCAGCGGCTCCGGCTGCACCCACACGGCGACGTTGCCCACCGCGTCGGTCGCCCGCAGGCGCAGGCGCATGGTCGGGGTGGTGGGATAGGGCACGTCCCAGCGCAGGGGGTCGCCGATCGCGGCCGGCGGGCCCGCGGCGATGGCGAACCAGTTCACGTCGTCGGGCGAGTAGGCGAACTCGAGCCAGGTTGTGCCGCTGCCGACGTCGCGGGCGTCGTAGAACACGTCGACCGCCTGCAGGTGGACCACCGTCTCGCCCGGCTCCGGGAGGGTGATCTCCGGGACCGGAGGCGTCGTGTCGACGCCGAGGGGTCCGAAGCCGAGGGTGTCGCCCGCGTTGCCGAGGCTGTCGAAGGCCGCCAGGCGGAACCAGTACTGCCCGTCGGACAGCCCGCTCCACTGCGCCGACAGGTCGCCGGACAACCCGCCGGACGGCGTCCCGTGCGGATCGGCGTACAGCCCGTGGCGGAATCCCGCGAAACCGACCCCCGCGTCGTCGGGCGTCGTCCAGTCGGCCGTGATGGTGGTCTGGCCCGTGTAGCCGCCCACCGGGGGCACGGTCGTCACGTCCGGCGCTTCGGGACCGGTGGTGTCGATGGCGAAGGGCCCGAGCACCTGGGACGCCGGGGCGAAGTTCCCCGCCCCGTCGCGCACCCACAGGTGGATGTAGTTCCCGGCGCCGTCCGGCAGGGGCGGCGTGGTGTAGGGCTGCGTCGGCGTGCTCGCGTTCCAGGGCAGGGGCGGCGGCACGACGTCGTCGTGCCAGGCCAGCTCGCAGAACACGAGGCCGCAGCCGCCGGGATCGACCACGTCGTCCCACTTGAGGTCCACCGCGGGTTGGGCCGACCAGACCCCCGGCGCGTGGCTGGTCGACGCGAAGTTGGCCGCGGTGTCGGGCGCGGCCGTGTCCACGGTGAAGGTGTGGCAGGCCGAGAAGTCGCCGGGGAAGCCGCAGCGGCTGGCGCGCACCTTCCAGACCACCTCGCCCGGCCCGCTGACCGGGAGCTGGGCCGCGTTGGTCGCCACCACCAGCGTGTCGGCGCCGGCGCAGGTGGCGCCCCAAACGACCTCGTAGCTGTCGGCGCCCGCGATCGCCTCCCAGCTGACGGCCGCGGGCGAGCCGACGCAGCCGTAGCCCGCGGGCGGGAAGAACTGCTGGGGCACGCCGAGCACCGAGGGACGGGTGGTGAACGAGCGGCAGTCCGACCACGCGCCCCAGTTGCCGCACGGGCCCTGGGTGCGCACCTGGTAGAAGTAGGTCTCGTCGTCGGCGAGGCCGAGGATCGCGTAGGCCGACTGCGTGTTCGTCGCCGGGGTGGTCGGCCAGCCGCAGGTGGTCGCCCAGCGCACCTGGTAGGCCGCGGCGTCCGGCACGTCCTCCCAGTCGATCACGACCTGGAAGGCCGGTTGGCAGGTGTCGCCGTCGGGCGGGAAGACGACGGTCGGCACGGCGGGTTCGTCCCGGGTCGTGAACAGGAAGCTCGGCGAGTCGGTGTTGTACACCCCGCAGGCGTTGCCTGCGCGGGCCTGCCAGAAGTACTGCTGGTCGGGCTGGAGCTGGGGCAGGGTGTAGGTGGTGCCCGTGAGGCCGTTGACCACGTTGGCGGTGTCGCCCACCTTGCCCCAGATCAGCTGGTACACCACGGCCGAGGCCACGTTGCCCCACGCCAGCTGCGCGCCGGTCGTCGGCACGCAGGTCGCGTCGTCGGCCGGGATCCCCATCCAGGGCGCCGGCGGCGAGGGGCAGTCCACCCTCAGGAAATCCAGGTCGCGGGGCCCGGTGTCGTCGTTGAGGGGGTCGGCGTCGCTGACGTTCAGGCGCACGCCGACGAAGTAGTCGCCCTCCGGCACGTCCGGGTCGATCTGCACCGCGGGGACGTTCACGTTCGCGGTGCCGTTGGCCGCGATGGACAGGTTCAGGGTGCCGCTGTGGATCTCGATGTCCGTGCCGGCGATCACGTCGTTGGTCGAAAGCATGATCTGGTACGGAATCGGGCCCGACCACGGCGCCGCCGAGAAGTTGTGGATGCGGAAGAAGAACGACCCGAGGGTCGCGCCGGCCGCGACGGTGTCGCCGCTCGCCGAGGTGAGCACCTGCAGCGGCCACAGGTCGGGCGTGTCGGGCTGGTCGGTGGCGATCCGGGCCTGGATGTCGCCGAACTTGGCGGGCGTCAGGCGGGTGACGATCGTGTTCGTCTCGCGGTCGCTGGCGGTCAGCACGCCGTACGCCGCACCGCCGTTGACGGCGCCGCTGCCGCTGGCGCCGCCCCACGACGGCTGGTCGAACTGGATCTGGTTGCCGTAGTAGACGTCGAAGGAGCCGGACGTGGTCCACTGGGTCTGGCCGTCGTAGGGGCTCTCGGCCGGGTAGCCGGTGATCGTCCACCCGGAGCCGTACCAGAAGTTCGCTTCGGTGTCGTAGCCGTAGCCCTGCCAGCCGGCGAGGGCGCCCAGCGGGCGGTCGAGGGTGATCAGCGCGACGTCGTGGTCGCGGTCCTCGTCGTCGACCCAGCCGGACCAGCTCAGCAGCGAGGCGGCCTCGGCGTCGCCCCACGGTCCGGATCCGCTCTCGTAGCCCGGCGTGACGGTCACCCGGTCGGCGTACTCGAAGGCCGGCAGCCCGTTCTCGACGTGGTAGTACACGCAGTGGCCCGCCGTCAGCACGTGCAGCGGGCTGATCAGGGTGCCGCTGCACTGGCCCCCGAGGGTGTCGCCCAGGGCGGTGACGCTGAACAGTCGCAGCTTCACGTGGCGCGGGTAGGTGCCGAAGGTCGGATCGGCCACCATCGACCAGCCGTTGAAGTTCTTGTCCCCCGCGGCGCCCGGCTCGCTGCCGTACCGGCCCCGGACGGGCGCCGTGGTGAAGGCGCCCGGCGGCAGGTCGGGCCAGTCCGAGGCGGGCAGCCGGGTGGTCCGGCCGGTGCGGAAGTCGTGGTGGATCAGTTCGCCCCGGGGGGTGACGACCGCATCGATCTCGCCGATGTCGGGCAGGACCCCGATCCGGTCGGGACCTTGCCGGCCCTCGTCGGCCAGAACGGGCGCACTGACCAGGAGAAGCGCCGCCAGGAGCCATGATCGCCTTGTCGTTCCTGCCATGGCGCCCTCCTCGCCGGGCCCGGATCGGGTGCGGTGCGATGCCGCGGGGAGGCGCCCGCGACGGCGTCTCCCGCATCCTCGAGGCCTTAATCCTGACAGAAAAGGTCTGATCTGGGCGGTTTTTTTTGGGAATCGTCTGCCGGGACGGACGCCCCCCGGGGGGCCGTGGCCGCCTAGAACCTTGCCCGCCAACCCGTTGGGCCCGGGGCGCAGGCCGCCCGCGAAAAGAGGCCCGGCGCACTCGGGCGCCGGGCCTCGTCGCGTTGCGGCGGGTGGCTTCCTACTTCAACAGCTCCTTCACCGCCGCCTCGATCTGCTGGTCGCGCCCCCGGGTGAGCACGCCCGGCTCGTTGCGGACCTCGATGTCCGGCTCGAGCTGGGTGTTCTCGGCGAACTTGCCGTCCTCGCCGCGCCAGCCGCCCATGGGGATGCCGAAGACGAGGGTCGGGTCGATCTGGTTCTCCCACCAGACGAAGGTGCCCGTGCCCGGGACCGGCATGCCCAGCGTCTTGCCCACGCCCTTGATCTTGTAGGCGAGGGGGAAGAGGTGGGCGTCGGAGTAGTTGCTCTCGCCCATGAGGACGATGCTCGGCTTGTTCCACTTGTCCCACGACTCGGCGCCCACGTACTGCCCGTGGGGAATGATGTCGAAGTACGCCGTGCCGTTGAGGAAGTCGGACAGCTGCTCGTGGATGTTGCCGCCGCCGTTGAAGCGGGTGTCGACGATGAGGGCCTCGCAGCCGATGTGCCGGCCGAGGGCCTCCTCGATGACGTGGCGCATGCTGTCGTCGTTCATGGACCGCACGTGCACGTAGCCGATGCGGCCGTCCGAGAGGCGCGTCACCTCGTCGCGGCGGTTGCGCACCCAGCGCTCGTACAGCAGCTCGAACTCGGCGCGGCCGTCGATGGGCTTGACCTCCTCCTCCCAGCGGTCGCCCGACTTCGGGTCGCGCACCGCGAGCAGCACCCGGTCGCCCACCTTCCGGTTCAGCAGCGCCGACCAGTCGGCGGCGTCGGTCACCGCGATGCCGTCGATCTGCTCGACGACGTGGCCGGCCTTCAGCTTCACGCCGGCCCGGTCGAGGGGGCCGCCGGTGATCACCTCGTCGACCCGCAGGCCGTCGCCCCCGTTGCCGGACACGAAGAGGCCCA
Proteins encoded in this region:
- a CDS encoding trypsin-like serine protease, translating into MAGTTRRSWLLAALLLVSAPVLADEGRQGPDRIGVLPDIGEIDAVVTPRGELIHHDFRTGRTTRLPASDWPDLPPGAFTTAPVRGRYGSEPGAAGDKNFNGWSMVADPTFGTYPRHVKLRLFSVTALGDTLGGQCSGTLISPLHVLTAGHCVYYHVENGLPAFEYADRVTVTPGYESGSGPWGDAEAASLLSWSGWVDDEDRDHDVALITLDRPLGALAGWQGYGYDTEANFWYGSGWTITGYPAESPYDGQTQWTTSGSFDVYYGNQIQFDQPSWGGASGSGAVNGGAAYGVLTASDRETNTIVTRLTPAKFGDIQARIATDQPDTPDLWPLQVLTSASGDTVAAGATLGSFFFRIHNFSAAPWSGPIPYQIMLSTNDVIAGTDIEIHSGTLNLSIAANGTANVNVPAVQIDPDVPEGDYFVGVRLNVSDADPLNDDTGPRDLDFLRVDCPSPPAPWMGIPADDATCVPTTGAQLAWGNVASAVVYQLIWGKVGDTANVVNGLTGTTYTLPQLQPDQQYFWQARAGNACGVYNTDSPSFLFTTRDEPAVPTVVFPPDGDTCQPAFQVVIDWEDVPDAAAYQVRWATTCGWPTTPATNTQSAYAILGLADDETYFYQVRTQGPCGNWGAWSDCRSFTTRPSVLGVPQQFFPPAGYGCVGSPAAVSWEAIAGADSYEVVWGATCAGADTLVVATNAAQLPVSGPGEVVWKVRASRCGFPGDFSACHTFTVDTAAPDTAANFASTSHAPGVWSAQPAVDLKWDDVVDPGGCGLVFCELAWHDDVVPPPLPWNASTPTQPYTTPPLPDGAGNYIHLWVRDGAGNFAPASQVLGPFAIDTTGPEAPDVTTVPPVGGYTGQTTITADWTTPDDAGVGFAGFRHGLYADPHGTPSGGLSGDLSAQWSGLSDGQYWFRLAAFDSLGNAGDTLGFGPLGVDTTPPVPEITLPEPGETVVHLQAVDVFYDARDVGSGTTWLEFAYSPDDVNWFAIAAGPPAAIGDPLRWDVPYPTTPTMRLRLRATDAVGNVAVWVQPEPLRVTSTVGVAEGDVPSRVGIAGVYPNPFNPRTTIRYGLPRAGDVRLTVHDATGRLVRTLAADRAGAGWREAVWNGLDDGGRRVASGVYFARLVAGGETAVRPMTLVK